In Prunus dulcis chromosome 1, ALMONDv2, whole genome shotgun sequence, the following are encoded in one genomic region:
- the LOC117625828 gene encoding ultraviolet-B receptor UVR8 isoform X2, whose translation MDATASGTPTIQYHNIPDQPITTIVVATPVPTFERRQRHCFGTSIPGEFPLAANPSIVLHVLTACNLDPQDLAKLEASDLLLSSLVMQPANFAPDFELSISELAALDMCQKRGIFKPMTAEQRQELKQRCGGSWKLVLKFLLAGEACFRREKSQAIAGPGHSIAVTSKGTVYSFGSNSSGQLGHGTTEEEWRPRQIRSLQGIRIVQAAAGAGRTMLISDAGKVYAFGKDSFGETEYGVQGSKLVTTPQLVESLKDIFVVQAAIGNFFTAVLSREGRVYTFSWGNDSKLGHQTEPNDVEPHPLLGALENVPVVQIAAGYCYLLALACQPNGMSVYSVGCGLGGKLGHGSRTDEKQPRLIEQFQLLNLQPMVVAAGAWHAAVVGQDGRVCTWGWGRYGCLGHGNEECESVPKVVEALSNVKAVHVATGDYTTFVVSNDGDVYSFGCGESASLGHSTATDGQGNRHANVLAPELVTSLKQVNERVVQISLTNSIYWNAHTFALTESGKLYAFGAGDKGQLGIELVANQTERGNPEQVDIDLR comes from the exons ATGGATGCCACAGCGAGCGGAACCCCAACTATACAATACCATAACATTCCTGACCAGCCAATTACCACTATTGTTGTTGCCACTCCTGTACCAACATTTGAAAGGCGGCAACGCCATTGCTTTGGGACCTCCATCCCCGGAGAATTCCCTTTAGCTGCCAACCCCTCCATTGTCCTTCATGTCCTTACTGCGTGCAATTTGGATCCTCAAGACCTTGCAAAGCTAGAGGCAAGTGACCTGTTGCTCTCAAGTTTGGTAAT GCAGCCTGCAAACTTTGCTCCTGACTTTGAATTGTCCATATCAGAGCTTGCTGCTCTGGACATGTGCCAAAAGAGAGGTATATTTAAGCCAATGACAGCTGAGCAACGTCAAGAATTGAAGCAAAGATGTGGGGGTTCATGGAAACTGGTCCTGAAGTTCTTGTTGGCTGGAGAGGCATGTTTCAGAAGGGAGAAATCACAGGCAATAGCAGGGCCGGGTCACAGCATTGCTGTAACTTCAAAAGGAACTGTCTATTCATTTGGCTCTAACAGCTCAGGACAGCTTGGACATGGCACCACTGAAGAGGAATGGCGGCCTCGGCAAATCAG ATCTTTGCAAGGCATTCGAATTGTTCAAGCAGCTGCTGGGGCTGGCAGGACAATGCTGATCAGTGATGCTGGGAAAGTTTATGCCTTTGGAAAGGACTCTTTTGGTGAAACTGAGTACGGGGTTCAAGGATCAAAGCTGGTCACTACTCCACAGTTGGTTGAATCTTTAAAAGATATATTTGTGGTGCAAGCTGCAATTGGAAATTTCTTCACAGCCGTGTTGTCAAGAGAGGGAAGGGTATATACATTTTCTTGGGGCAACGATAGCAAACTTGGTCACCAAACTGAGCCAAATGATGTTGAGCCCCATCCTTTGTTGGGCGCACTTGAGAATGTACCCGTGGTACAAATTGCAGCGGGATACTGCTACCTTCTTGCTCTGGCTTGTCAACCTAATGGCAT GTCTGTTTACTCTGTTGGCTGTGGCTTGGGTGGGAAGCTTGGACACGGTTCAAGAACTGATGAGAAGCAACCCCGACTTATTGAGCAGTTTCAGCTTTTGAACCTTCAGCCTATGGTTGTTGCTGCTGGTGCTTGGCACGCTGCTGTGGTGGGCCAGGATGGACGGGTCTGCACATGGGGCTGGGGCCGTTATGGGTGCTTGGGTCATGGGAATGAGGAGTGTGAATCAGTTCCTAAGGTTGTGGAAGCATTGAGCAATGTGAAAGCAGTGCATGTTGCTACAGGGGATTACACAACCTTTGTGGTTTCCAATGATGGTGATGTGTACTCATTTGGTTGCGGAGAATCAGCTAGTCTAGGACATAGTACTGCTACCGACGGACAG GGAAATAGGCATGCAAATGTGTTGGCACCAGAGCTTGTGACATCGCTGAAGCAAGTGAATGAGCGGGTTGTACAGATCAGCCTCACCAACTCCATATACTGGAACGCTCACACTTTTGCACTCACTGAATCAGGGAAGCTATACGCATTTGGAGCTGGGGACAAAGGGCAGCTTGGCATTGAGCTTGTTGCCAACCAGACTGAAAGGGGAAATCCAGAGCAGGTTGATATTGATCTCAGATAG
- the LOC117625828 gene encoding ultraviolet-B receptor UVR8 isoform X1 — translation MDATASGTPTIQYHNIPDQPITTIVVATPVPTFERRQRHCFGTSIPGEFPLAANPSIVLHVLTACNLDPQDLAKLEATCSFFRQPANFAPDFELSISELAALDMCQKRGIFKPMTAEQRQELKQRCGGSWKLVLKFLLAGEACFRREKSQAIAGPGHSIAVTSKGTVYSFGSNSSGQLGHGTTEEEWRPRQIRSLQGIRIVQAAAGAGRTMLISDAGKVYAFGKDSFGETEYGVQGSKLVTTPQLVESLKDIFVVQAAIGNFFTAVLSREGRVYTFSWGNDSKLGHQTEPNDVEPHPLLGALENVPVVQIAAGYCYLLALACQPNGMSVYSVGCGLGGKLGHGSRTDEKQPRLIEQFQLLNLQPMVVAAGAWHAAVVGQDGRVCTWGWGRYGCLGHGNEECESVPKVVEALSNVKAVHVATGDYTTFVVSNDGDVYSFGCGESASLGHSTATDGQGNRHANVLAPELVTSLKQVNERVVQISLTNSIYWNAHTFALTESGKLYAFGAGDKGQLGIELVANQTERGNPEQVDIDLR, via the exons ATGGATGCCACAGCGAGCGGAACCCCAACTATACAATACCATAACATTCCTGACCAGCCAATTACCACTATTGTTGTTGCCACTCCTGTACCAACATTTGAAAGGCGGCAACGCCATTGCTTTGGGACCTCCATCCCCGGAGAATTCCCTTTAGCTGCCAACCCCTCCATTGTCCTTCATGTCCTTACTGCGTGCAATTTGGATCCTCAAGACCTTGCAAAGCTAGAG GCAACGTGCTCCTTTTTCAGGCAGCCTGCAAACTTTGCTCCTGACTTTGAATTGTCCATATCAGAGCTTGCTGCTCTGGACATGTGCCAAAAGAGAGGTATATTTAAGCCAATGACAGCTGAGCAACGTCAAGAATTGAAGCAAAGATGTGGGGGTTCATGGAAACTGGTCCTGAAGTTCTTGTTGGCTGGAGAGGCATGTTTCAGAAGGGAGAAATCACAGGCAATAGCAGGGCCGGGTCACAGCATTGCTGTAACTTCAAAAGGAACTGTCTATTCATTTGGCTCTAACAGCTCAGGACAGCTTGGACATGGCACCACTGAAGAGGAATGGCGGCCTCGGCAAATCAG ATCTTTGCAAGGCATTCGAATTGTTCAAGCAGCTGCTGGGGCTGGCAGGACAATGCTGATCAGTGATGCTGGGAAAGTTTATGCCTTTGGAAAGGACTCTTTTGGTGAAACTGAGTACGGGGTTCAAGGATCAAAGCTGGTCACTACTCCACAGTTGGTTGAATCTTTAAAAGATATATTTGTGGTGCAAGCTGCAATTGGAAATTTCTTCACAGCCGTGTTGTCAAGAGAGGGAAGGGTATATACATTTTCTTGGGGCAACGATAGCAAACTTGGTCACCAAACTGAGCCAAATGATGTTGAGCCCCATCCTTTGTTGGGCGCACTTGAGAATGTACCCGTGGTACAAATTGCAGCGGGATACTGCTACCTTCTTGCTCTGGCTTGTCAACCTAATGGCAT GTCTGTTTACTCTGTTGGCTGTGGCTTGGGTGGGAAGCTTGGACACGGTTCAAGAACTGATGAGAAGCAACCCCGACTTATTGAGCAGTTTCAGCTTTTGAACCTTCAGCCTATGGTTGTTGCTGCTGGTGCTTGGCACGCTGCTGTGGTGGGCCAGGATGGACGGGTCTGCACATGGGGCTGGGGCCGTTATGGGTGCTTGGGTCATGGGAATGAGGAGTGTGAATCAGTTCCTAAGGTTGTGGAAGCATTGAGCAATGTGAAAGCAGTGCATGTTGCTACAGGGGATTACACAACCTTTGTGGTTTCCAATGATGGTGATGTGTACTCATTTGGTTGCGGAGAATCAGCTAGTCTAGGACATAGTACTGCTACCGACGGACAG GGAAATAGGCATGCAAATGTGTTGGCACCAGAGCTTGTGACATCGCTGAAGCAAGTGAATGAGCGGGTTGTACAGATCAGCCTCACCAACTCCATATACTGGAACGCTCACACTTTTGCACTCACTGAATCAGGGAAGCTATACGCATTTGGAGCTGGGGACAAAGGGCAGCTTGGCATTGAGCTTGTTGCCAACCAGACTGAAAGGGGAAATCCAGAGCAGGTTGATATTGATCTCAGATAG